A single region of the Chrysoperla carnea chromosome 5, inChrCarn1.1, whole genome shotgun sequence genome encodes:
- the LOC123301051 gene encoding zinc finger protein 271-like, with protein sequence MSTEVCWINNPLLIKEEQIKLEEYLPSKSTIEDVVNKTESQTFEEVTTQKENSKLEQQPIEEFNIKDEILESNATGEQRAAQNKEKWVNNCEDIRIQQKLHTEVIIKDEKSEKIVPKVCNKTFVQKSTLNTHKRIHTGEKPFSCDVCNQKFIQKCTLITHERIHSGEKPFTCDVCSKKFNNPTTLVTHKRTHSGEKPFSCNICSKIFKNRNGLAYHKRLHTGESFSCDICEKTFTGHSDLIIHKRIHTGEKPFSCDLCDKIFTQKSQLVIHKRTHTGEKPYPCEICEKTFTGRSDLVKHKRIHTGEKPFSCDICSKTFTQKSSLNSHKQIHSGEKPFSCEICEKTFSGKSNLTKHKRIHFRNNLI encoded by the exons atgtcTACAGAAGTTTGTTGGATAAATAATCCTTTATTGATAAAAGAAGAACAAATAAAACTTGAAGAATATTTACCTTCAAAATCAACAATTGAAGATGTGGTCAATAAAACAGAATCTCAAACATTCGAAGAAGTGACAACTCAAAAAGAAAATAGTAAACTTGAACAACAACCTATCGAAGAATTCAATATAAAAGATGAAATATTAGAAAGCAATGCTACAGGGGAACAAAGAGCAGctcaaaacaaagaaaaatggGTCAACAATTGCGAAGATATTCGTATTCAACAGAAGTTACATACAGaagtaattattaaagatgaaaaatcaGAGAAAATTGTTCCAAAAg tttgtaataaaacatttgtcCAGAAATCCACTTTAAATACtcataaacgaattcacactggagaaaaacctttctCATGTGACGtttgtaatcaaaaatttatccaaaaatgtaCTTTAATTACTCATGAAAGAATTCACAGTGGAGAAAAACCCTTCACGTGTGATGTTTgtagtaaaaaattcaataatccGACCACTTTAGTTACACACAAACGAActcatagtggagaaaaacctttttcatgtaatatttgtagtaaaatattcaaaaatcgaaaTGGTTTAGCCTATCATAAACGACTTCACACTGGAGAATCAttttcttgtgatatttgtgagAAAACATTTACTGGCCATTCtgatttaataatacataaacgaattcatactggagaGAAACCGTTTTCGTGCGATctttgtgataaaatatttacccAAAAAAGCCAGTTGGTTATTCATAAACGAACACACACCGGGGAAAAGCCTTATCCATGTGAGATAtgtgaaaaaacatttactGGCCGATCtgatttagttaaacataaacgaatccatacaggagaaaaaccattttcatgtgatatttgtagtaAAACGTTTACCCAAAAATCTAGTTTAAATAGTCATAAGCAAATTCACTCGGGAGAAAAACccttttcatgtgaaatttgtgagaaaacattttcggGTAAATCTAATTTAACTAAACATAAACGAAtacattttagaaataatttaatctaa